From the bacterium genome, one window contains:
- the dprA gene encoding DNA-processing protein DprA, producing the protein MKDFESTASLLDTFLRLSLIEGFTVDHLRRLRASGAGGFLPGMTPRGVSLLMKAKAALGSAEAGRQAETVRDACERLGIAILPWGAGDYPVALREIPGAPLLLYRAGKGWTGGEAVAVVGSRAPTGPGREFARILSGELAAARWTVVSGMARGIDAAAHRGALRAGGTTVAVLGCGVNVAYPREHAELREEILEKGTIFSEYPPGSLPLPHRFPERNRIVSGLSRGVIVAEAPERSGALITARLALEQGRDVMVVPGSPWFAHTAGSNRLLREGATPVCSVADVHGVLGGPPPVAAGGVAERVLAALSGERHVGEIAEAVSVPVRVLLPCLMEMELANLVEKMPGNYYKKLSVPGN; encoded by the coding sequence GTGAAGGATTTCGAAAGCACCGCATCCCTCCTCGACACGTTCCTCCGCCTGTCGCTGATCGAGGGGTTCACCGTCGATCACCTCCGGCGCCTCCGGGCTTCCGGGGCCGGCGGTTTCCTCCCCGGCATGACGCCGCGGGGCGTTTCCCTTCTCATGAAGGCGAAGGCGGCGCTCGGCTCCGCGGAGGCGGGTCGGCAGGCGGAAACCGTGCGGGATGCGTGCGAGCGGCTGGGAATCGCGATCCTCCCCTGGGGCGCGGGCGACTATCCCGTCGCGCTTCGGGAGATTCCCGGGGCGCCGCTTCTCCTGTACCGTGCCGGGAAGGGATGGACCGGCGGCGAGGCGGTGGCCGTGGTCGGGAGCCGCGCCCCTACGGGACCGGGGCGGGAATTCGCCCGCATCCTGTCCGGGGAGCTGGCCGCGGCCCGATGGACGGTGGTCAGCGGAATGGCGCGGGGGATCGATGCGGCGGCGCACCGGGGGGCTCTTCGCGCCGGCGGGACCACGGTGGCGGTCCTCGGGTGCGGCGTGAACGTGGCGTACCCCCGGGAGCACGCGGAACTGCGGGAAGAGATCCTCGAAAAGGGGACGATCTTCTCGGAATACCCGCCGGGATCATTGCCGCTGCCGCATCGGTTCCCGGAGCGGAACCGGATCGTAAGCGGATTGTCGCGCGGGGTGATCGTCGCCGAGGCGCCTGAGCGCAGCGGCGCGCTGATCACCGCGAGGCTTGCGCTCGAGCAGGGTCGGGACGTGATGGTCGTGCCCGGGAGCCCCTGGTTCGCCCATACGGCCGGGAGCAACCGGCTGCTGCGGGAGGGTGCGACCCCGGTCTGCTCGGTTGCGGACGTTCATGGCGTTCTCGGGGGTCCGCCCCCCGTCGCCGCAGGGGGGGTCGCGGAGCGGGTGCTCGCCGCGCTGTCCGGGGAACGGCACGTGGGGGAGATCGCGGAGGCCGTGTCCGTGCCGGTCCGGGTGCTTCTTCCGTGCCTGATGGAAATGGAACTGGCGAATCTGGTGGAAAAAATGCCGGGGAACTACTATAAGAAGTTGTCCGTGCCCGGGAATTGA